A portion of the Hydractinia symbiolongicarpus strain clone_291-10 chromosome 10, HSymV2.1, whole genome shotgun sequence genome contains these proteins:
- the LOC130612821 gene encoding uncharacterized protein LOC130612821: MASIFQGTNVDEVMDTMFAQIKTHVENPTLPKSGFSIGRINNMDIDFHKLKLTREICTNHQRISNLRPYTERYNWQGIEFPTSIKDINKFEKNNPEIAVNVLYARGKTFNILRRSTFNEREKQVDLLLLTDDKKSHNVAIKNLSRLLGSEISTNHGKMSLCLNCLKGFQTIESRDKRYAYCKDNEAVKITMPSEKEKWLYYQDGQCQFMVPFVIYADFESLLIPMKENARDIKTKTLNKHVPCGWATYATFAYGEVPNPLKVYRDEGCVTRSVNHLEDEVKRLYATFPQKPMLPLTEEQRNDYDAAGACHICMKPFGNDEYSQKVRDHCHYTGLYRGSAHAICNLRYKIPSHVPVIFHNLSGYDAQLFIRELGEKFDTQDIGCIAENTEKYISFNVKIKVPIAGIGDGETYKKIEIRFIDSCRFMASSLEKLANNLDDEQCKNLRWYFNEDDIFKLMRRKGFYAYEYMNSWQRFKETELPTKEAFYSKLNMNGISDYDYEHAQNVWNAITPEDPETTMGDYHDIYLATDVLAPGLAWKAALNYTEIKLELLTDPDMLLMFEKGIRGGITQSVHRYARVNNKYMGDQYDPEVESSYLQYLDANNLYGWAMQQLLPTHGFNWISKVEVIDEKKIEKLVSDNKYGYLLDVDVDYPKDLHNKHNELPFLPERNFVHRVEKLIPNLENKRKYVLHIGALHQALKHGLELKKVHRAIQCQHSAWLRDYIDHNTRLRTAAKNEFEKDFYKLMNLSVFGKTMENIRNHRNIKLVTNEAAYTKLTMQPNFKSGISFSENLMGVEIGRMGIKMNKPVYIDQAILDLSKTIMYEFHYEYMQPKYGSKIQLCYMNTDSFVYHIQTEDFYRDISDDVESRFDTSAYSKDDNRPLPIGKNKKIVGLSRISLGVRS; encoded by the exons ATGGCATCTATATTCCAGGGAACAAACGTGGATGAAGTGATGGATACGATGTTTGCTCAAATTAAAACGCATGTGGAGAATCCTACATTACCCAAGAGTGGCTTTAGCATCGGTAGAATTAATAATATGGATATAGATTTTCATAAATTGAAGTTAACGAGAG AGATTTGTACAAACCATCAAAGGATTAGCAACCTACGGCCATATACGGAGCGGTATAACTGGCAAGGCATTGAATTTCCAACATCCATCAAGGACATCAATAAATTCGAGAAGAATAACCCAGAGATCGCGGTGAATGTCCTGTATGCAAGAGGTAAGACTTTTAATATCCTCCGTCGATcaacatttaatgaaagagagAAACAGGTTGATCTGCTACTCCTCACGGATGATAAGAAGAGCCACAACGTAGCCATCAAAAATCTATCCAGACTACTAGGAAGCGAGATATCGACGAACCACGGAAAAATGAGTCTTTGTCTGAATTGCCTTAAGGGATTTCAAACGATAGAATCACGCGATAAACGCTATGCATATTGCAAAGATAATGAAGCTGTAAAGATCACGATGCCCAGCGAGAAGGAAAAGTGGCTTTACTATCAAGATGGCCAATGCCAGTTCATGGTTCCGTTTGTGATATACGCAGATTTCGAATCCCTACTTATTCCGATGAAAGAGAATGCTCGCGATATCAAAactaagacgctgaataagcatGTACCGTGCGGATGGGCTACATATGCAACATTCGCATATGGAGAAGTGCCAAATCCTCTAAAAGTATACAGGGACGAAGGGTGCGTAACCCGCTCTGTCAACCACTTGGAGGATGAGGTAAAGCGGCTCTACGCTACCTTTCCACAGAAGCCTATGCTACCATTAACGGAGGAGCAAAGGAATGATTATGATGCTGCGGGTGCCTGTCACATCTGCATGAAACCTTTTGGCAATGATGAATATAGCCAAAAAGTTCGAGACCATTGTCACTACACCGGCTTATACAGAGGCTCTGCGCATGCGATCTGCAACCTTAGATACAAGATACCAAGCCACGTACCCGTAATATTCCACAATCTATCAGGGTACGACGCTCAATTATTCATTCGAGAATTGGGCGAAAAATTTGATACTCAGGACATAGGTTGTATCGCAGAGAATACCGAAAAGTATATCTCCTTCAATGTAAAAATCAAGGTACCCATTGCAGGTATTGGTGACGGCGAAACGTACAAGAAGATAGAAATCAGATTTATCGACAGCTGTCGCTTTATGGCATCAAGCTTGGAAAAATTAGCTAATAATCTCGATGATGAACAGTGCAAAAATCTCCGTTGGTATTTCAATGAGGATGACATCTTTAAACTAATGCGTAGAAAAGGATTTTATGCCTATGAATATATGAATAGCTGGCAACGATTTAAAGAGACTGAGCTACCTACAAAGGAGGCTTtctatagcaagttgaacatgaatggtattAGTGATTATGACTATGAGCACGCTCAAAACGTCTGGAATGCTATTACTCCAGAGGACCCAGAGACTACCATGGGTGACTATCATGATATATATCTCGCCACAGACGTCCT CGCACCAGGTTTGGCGTGGAAGGCGGCGTTGAATTACACAGAAATCAAACTGGAGCTGCTAACAGATCCtgacatgctcctgatgtttgAAAAAGGTATTCGAGGTGGTATCACGCAGAGTGTTCATAGGTACGCGAGGGTCAACAACAAATATATGGGTGATCAATACGACCCGGAGGTTGAGTCGTCATACCTCCAATACCTAGACGCCAACAACCTGTATGGGTGGGCAATGCAACAGCTTTTGCCTACTCATGGCTTCAATTGGATATCAAAAGTAGAAGTAATAGATGAAAAGAAGATCGAGAAATTGGTATCTGATAATAAATATGGTTACTTGTTGGATGTTGACGTTGATTATCCGAAGGATTTACACAACAAACACAACGAGCTACCCTTCCTGCCAGAGCGCAATTTTGTACATAGAGTAGAGAAGCTCATACCAAATTTAGAAAATAAGCGAAAATACGTATTACACATCGGAGCTCTACACCAAGCCTTGAAACACGGGCTCGAGCTTAAAAAGGTGCACCGCGCTATTCAGTGTCAACATAGTGCCTGGCTCCGGGACTACatcgatcacaacacgaggCTTAGAACTGCTGCCAAGAACGAGTTCGAGAAAGATTTTTACAAATTAATGAATTTGAGCGTGTTTGGAAAAACGATGGAAAACATCCGGAATCATAGGAATATCAAGCTGGTGACAAATGAAGCAGCCTATACAAAACTCACTATGCAACCAAACTTTAAAAGCGGTATAAGTTTTAGTGAAAACCTCATGGGTGTTGAAATCGGTAGAATGGGAATTAAAATGAACAAACCTGTGTATATAGATCAGGCTATTCTAGATCTTTCAAAGACCAtaatgtatgagttccactatgaATACATGCAGCCAAAGTATGGTAGTAAAATACAGCTGTGTTACATGAATACGGATTCGTTCGTATACCACATACAAACAGAGGATTTCTATCGGGATATTTCCGATGATGTTGAATCACGCTTCGATACGAGTGCCTATAGCAAAGATGACAACAGACCTCTCCCAATTGGGAAGAACAAGAAGATCGTGGGATTATCAAGGATAAGCTTAGGGGTAAGATCATGA